One Methylophaga marina DNA window includes the following coding sequences:
- a CDS encoding O-succinylhomoserine sulfhydrylase: MTDKYDNKGFATKAVRVGHKRTAESEQSEPIFPTSSFVFESAEQAAARFGGDEPGNIYSRFTNPTVRTFEQRLAALEGGESCVATSSGMSAILSTMMALLSAGDHIVSSMSIFGTTRVLFDKYLSKFGVSTSYVKLIDLDDWKAAITPETKMLFLETPSNPMNEIADLEALSELAKANDCLLVVDNCFCTPALQRPLEFGADIVVHSATKYIDGQGRCIGGAVVGDAKRVGEDVYGFLRTAGPTMSPFNAWTFLKGLETLDLRMKAHSASALEVASWLESQPLVSHVFYSGLPSHPQHELAKKQQSAFGGIIAFEIKGGKKDAWSLINALEWLSITANLGDSKTTITHPATTTHGRLTEEARAAAGITDGMLRLSIGLESVDDIKADLARGFAAIK, from the coding sequence ATGACAGATAAATATGACAATAAAGGCTTTGCCACCAAAGCCGTCCGTGTTGGTCACAAAAGAACAGCGGAATCTGAACAGTCTGAACCTATATTCCCAACGTCCAGCTTTGTCTTCGAAAGTGCAGAGCAAGCTGCAGCACGATTTGGTGGTGATGAGCCGGGTAATATCTATTCTCGTTTTACTAATCCCACCGTTCGCACATTTGAACAGCGTTTAGCTGCTTTGGAAGGTGGTGAGTCCTGTGTCGCTACTTCATCTGGCATGTCGGCGATTTTATCGACAATGATGGCCTTATTATCAGCCGGTGATCATATCGTTTCGTCGATGAGTATTTTCGGCACTACACGCGTGTTGTTTGATAAATATTTATCCAAGTTTGGTGTCAGCACCAGCTATGTGAAGCTGATTGATTTAGATGACTGGAAAGCCGCTATTACGCCAGAAACAAAAATGCTGTTTTTGGAAACGCCTTCCAACCCCATGAATGAAATTGCAGACTTAGAAGCACTCTCTGAGCTTGCCAAGGCCAATGATTGTTTATTGGTTGTCGATAACTGTTTCTGCACGCCGGCATTACAGCGACCGTTGGAGTTTGGCGCTGATATCGTTGTGCATTCAGCCACAAAATACATCGATGGCCAGGGCCGTTGTATTGGTGGTGCGGTGGTTGGCGATGCTAAGCGTGTGGGTGAAGATGTATATGGTTTCTTGCGTACAGCAGGACCGACGATGAGTCCATTTAATGCCTGGACCTTCCTCAAAGGTCTGGAAACCTTGGATCTCAGAATGAAAGCCCATTCTGCGTCAGCACTTGAGGTAGCAAGCTGGCTGGAGTCGCAACCTTTAGTAAGCCATGTGTTTTACTCAGGCTTACCATCGCATCCACAGCACGAATTAGCTAAGAAACAGCAGTCAGCATTTGGTGGCATTATTGCTTTTGAAATCAAAGGCGGTAAGAAGGATGCATGGTCTCTCATTAACGCTTTGGAGTGGCTGTCTATCACCGCGAACTTAGGTGATAGCAAAACGACCATCACGCATCCTGCAACAACAACACATGGACGTCTCACTGAAGAAGCGCGCGCTGCAGCCGGTATCACCGATGGAATGTTACGCCTCTCTATCGGCCTTGAAAGTGTGGATGATATTAAAGCGGATTTAGCCCGCGGCTTTGCTGCTATTAAATAA
- a CDS encoding vWA domain-containing protein, with amino-acid sequence MLDFLKIALPLALLVTMPTKLAQAAETPSSDVRVVIDVSGSMKKNDPKNLRAPALRMLVGLMPDDANSGVWTFAKMVNMLVPWQKVDDDWRQKAIEKSSKIHSLGLYTNIELALEKATKTGIKNDPKQRQSLILLSDGFVDLQPGQKASEASRQRILNAIVPRLKAANLAVHTIALSDNADHELLKAISMETDGWYQQANTADDLQRIFLHMFEKATQPDTVPLADNQFKIDSSVNEMTVLAFRKAGSAETQLKTPDGRTLTELDQSDKLRWLHEDSFDLITIENPATGEWRIDAQLDPDNRVMVVTDMKLETSDLPNNVLKGEKFDFHATLTDHGKPITRNDFLELVDGSLKQNSELEEKQLSMTLDPQKSQFNAKLGEEFTAGRQDVIVTLKSATFERQRRQSINVIAAPYYVDSERLPGDSRSHRIQVQVEPTLIKPDSLSIKALLREENGSEWPYEMQKTDTNNWQLTLTELTKDADYELSLQLRGETPEGRPVFLQAEPITLKDELALEPAAELFDEELAPILEPITGEDAADVDIMPLDDDLMLSEDNEEAGISISDNTKLLIGNAIILALLIAGVIWWRRQNAATAAVGDML; translated from the coding sequence ATGTTAGATTTCTTAAAGATCGCATTGCCATTAGCTTTGTTGGTGACTATGCCAACAAAGCTTGCACAAGCGGCTGAAACACCCAGTAGTGATGTTCGTGTTGTGATAGATGTCTCGGGCAGCATGAAAAAGAATGATCCCAAAAACCTGCGAGCACCTGCGCTGAGAATGTTAGTGGGGCTCATGCCAGATGACGCAAACTCAGGGGTTTGGACCTTTGCTAAGATGGTCAATATGCTGGTGCCATGGCAAAAAGTTGATGATGACTGGCGACAGAAAGCGATTGAAAAATCCTCAAAAATTCACTCCCTTGGTCTCTATACTAATATCGAGCTAGCCTTAGAAAAAGCCACAAAAACAGGCATAAAAAACGATCCTAAACAACGTCAAAGCTTGATTTTATTGTCTGATGGTTTTGTTGATTTACAACCAGGACAAAAAGCCAGCGAAGCCTCTCGCCAGCGCATCCTCAATGCGATTGTGCCTAGACTAAAAGCGGCGAATCTCGCCGTTCACACAATTGCCCTGTCAGATAATGCCGATCATGAACTGCTGAAAGCTATCTCAATGGAAACGGATGGCTGGTATCAACAAGCCAATACGGCTGATGATTTGCAACGTATTTTCCTTCATATGTTCGAAAAAGCCACCCAGCCAGACACTGTTCCTCTCGCTGATAATCAGTTCAAAATCGATAGCAGTGTCAATGAAATGACAGTGCTGGCTTTTCGAAAAGCAGGATCAGCAGAAACACAACTTAAAACACCCGACGGTAGAACCCTCACCGAGTTGGATCAATCAGATAAATTGCGTTGGTTACATGAAGATAGTTTTGATCTGATTACCATTGAAAACCCGGCGACGGGCGAGTGGCGAATTGATGCTCAGCTTGATCCGGATAACAGGGTAATGGTTGTCACGGATATGAAACTGGAAACCAGTGATTTACCTAATAATGTGCTGAAAGGAGAAAAGTTCGATTTTCACGCAACATTAACTGATCACGGAAAACCCATTACACGAAACGATTTTCTGGAGTTGGTTGACGGCTCACTCAAACAAAATTCTGAGCTGGAAGAAAAGCAGTTGTCGATGACATTGGACCCACAAAAAAGTCAGTTTAATGCCAAATTGGGGGAGGAGTTCACCGCTGGACGTCAAGATGTGATTGTCACCTTGAAAAGTGCGACGTTTGAACGTCAGAGACGCCAAAGTATCAATGTGATAGCAGCGCCTTACTATGTTGATTCCGAACGTCTACCTGGTGATAGTCGAAGTCATCGTATACAGGTTCAGGTCGAACCAACCCTAATAAAACCAGATTCTTTGTCGATAAAAGCATTATTAAGAGAAGAAAATGGTAGCGAGTGGCCATACGAGATGCAGAAAACGGATACGAACAATTGGCAGCTGACATTAACTGAACTCACGAAAGATGCCGATTACGAATTATCGCTTCAGTTACGCGGTGAAACGCCTGAAGGACGTCCGGTTTTTTTACAAGCTGAGCCTATCACGTTGAAAGATGAATTAGCGCTTGAACCAGCTGCTGAATTATTTGATGAAGAACTTGCTCCCATTCTGGAACCGATTACAGGTGAAGATGCAGCTGACGTCGATATTATGCCCTTGGATGATGACTTGATGCTAAGCGAGGATAATGAAGAAGCAGGTATCTCAATATCTGATAACACAAAACTTCTGATAGGTAATGCCATTATCTTAGCTCTACTGATAGCTGGCGTTATCTGGTGGCGAAGACAGAATGCAGCAACCGCAGCGGTGGGAGATATGCTTTGA